The following nucleotide sequence is from Stigmatopora argus isolate UIUO_Sarg chromosome 18, RoL_Sarg_1.0, whole genome shotgun sequence.
TAGAAGTCAACATAGACAATATGTTGAATTGCCTATGCCAAACACAACTACAATTATCATcatttcataataaaaaaaaaagatttccctACATTTGCTATAAAGGTTCAACCCGTTGGCATAGCTATATGGCTATAGATAGCGAGCTCTATTTTCTAAAAATGGTTTGCAGTAGCATGTAAtagaatgtttttaaaaaaaatctgttttttgccTATTCCAAAAAGTCTTAATTTCACAATTAAAAAACAGATTTTCCCATGTTTGACATAAACATTAGACCTGGTGGTGTAGCTAGATGGCTATAGCTAGCCAGCTATTTTCCTAAAAATGGTTTGCAGCAGCATGTAATGAATAAAACtagcttaaaaaaacagttttctgtttttcattaATCTCCAAACTAAAATATTGTGACAAGAAATGTTTTGCAGTATACTTTTGCTATATCAAATTAGCTTCAAGTTGCAATAGCCTATTCAACCTAATATTCTCCTTTTTATTGCTGTTAACGTAATATACTCTGGTGctagttatgtttttttctctcttcagtatgcattttttttttgctagcttGACTTATAGTAcggaaaatactgtacttaAGGGCTAGCAAAAAATTCAATAAGGCACGGTTTGGAGTGGAGAAATCAAGAGGATTGGGCTTTCCCCTTTTTGGCGTTGCCACGGACGCAATGAAGGCTTGATAAAATGGAATCAAATCAAATAGTATCGATTGACATGGGGTCGTTATTTGCACAGAAGGATAAACCCAACTCCGAGACGGTTGGACTACAATTAGCGTCTTGGGTAGTTGAGTTAGAAACAAGAATGGTAATTATTGCGTACGCAGGAGCCCGTCGGGGAGCCTCACAATGGCGGCCGTGAAATGCGAGAGGAAGGCACGTGGGCTAAAAGTTCAATGGCGGCGGTCCCTGCAGGGTTATCGCCCGCCACCGAGGCCGTTGTCCGCTGCTGGTTAGACGGAAGGGTCGCTTCCCGGCGCCGGCTTCTGGTTGGCTGAGCCGGGGGTGGGGGTAGGAGGGGGGTAATTGCTGGCGGGATGGGGGAGATGGGTTTGGGCCTCGGCCAATGAGACGGGTCGAGCGGGGACGTGGGGATGGGGACGGGGGGCATCAGTGGGTGGAAAAGGTGTCATGGGTTAGTTGCCGTGGCAGCTAGAGTTAGACGGGACACAGACAGACCAGGAAAGGAaacggaacaaaaaaaaaagagggcacACAGAAGGGggacataaaagaaaaacaaaagatagaAAAGAGATTAGTTTCAGCTAGTGGCGTCAGGATGACAAcaaggcagattttttttcattttttttctctgttgaaATTCCTATAGTGGTTGCACACGGCGCGAGGGGCGGATGCTTGGCTGCCCCCAGCGTCATGTGACCACCGCGACCGTGACGCTACTCATGCTAACAGACGGTGAAACCATGAAGCGGTGGAGGCGTCGCTGTGATTAGCCAAAGTGCGCACGGGGAAGGAAGTCAATTGTTGGGGAATAGCCAACGTTATTCTTCAAAAGGACATAAATGATGCTACTTTTTGGCGCTATTTTGAAAACGACAACAAACATTGTCGTTTATTGAAGTCTTTCTGGCCcccaaaatacataaaaataaatgtagtttttagcctttttttgtgaaaatacattttgcttCCACCCGCCAATTGTCTATCaagccaaaaaatgcatcatAACAACATTATATTCGGGATGTACTTCATGGGGCGTGGCCGTGTGCACTTTGGGTAACCACTGACATGGTTTCATGTGCGTGAGTGAGAGCGTGACCCTCTCGCTGTAAAGCTGCTAGATCTGCAAGTGAGGCTgactgattattattattattatgaattacACTTTGCTCCGTTGGCTAGGAAGTATTAGCAGAGCGGCTAATGGCTACGGTGAGCAGAGAGGTGCCGTAGTAAGAGACAGCGATGAAAGGTTAAAAGAtggtgatttgttttgttttttggctaCAGGAAGCAAATTCAACGCAGACAGTCTAAACTACAAGAATTTAGAGTCTTTAAGTTGTCTTTGGAAGATTTATTTTGTTCTCAATAGTCGTCTTTATTgccttttagtgtttttttgtttgtttgtttgttttgtacaaCAGGAGCACCGCtgctcacacacaaacatattgcAGCTAGCTAGTCCATGTCTATATTGCATAAAAACAATCATGAGGCCTGTGCATTGAGAAGGTCACCTCATCTTCAAAAACaagcataaaattaaaaaaaaaacacacacaagagcAACAAACGCCGCCTTCCAGGGAACAGTAGGAGCTACACACTCGGAATAGAAGTTTTACATGGAGACACTTCATCTATAAAAAGCATAcggtaaaaatgaaaatatacaaactaaaaaataaacaaaacgaaaaaaaacctacaaataCTTTCAAGCGATTTTGTTCCATTAGCTTCATATAAGCACTTTAAAATCCCTatatacaaatgtatttttgtcttgtttttcttcttgcagCTAAATACATGGCAACAGCACCACTCTGGCTAGGAAATAGAATATGAAAGATGTAAACAGTCCCAATGATAAAGTCCAGTGGGCGACTGATAAGACCACAAACAacaatatttcatacaaaaaaaataaaaagggctcCGAACACAGACTTCAGTAGTCATCACGCTGTGTTTTAGTAGTAAAATGAGATTAAGTGGCGTGTAGTCATCGGGCATAACACTTTGATCAATCACAAACAAAGTGCGGGAACGCGTGGAATGAACTCaggcataaataaaaaaaattaaaaaaaataagttcccGTAGGACGTCCcgggtgaaaaaaacaaacaaacaaacaaaaaaaaacgagtgCAGGAGTCACGAGTGCGGGAGTCACATGAACGGAGCCATCCACTCTAATTGAGAGAATCCGCTCGTATTATCGAACGAGAGCTAACCGACCGCGTCTCCGCCCCTTCCTCCTCCCTCTTGACATGGCTCCTCCCCCAAACGTTACTTTAACTGCAACAAcacctttttcacattttttacacCCATCCGGGCATGCCATGCTAAGACGCACACACAAATACTGGTCCCTtgtctgcatgcatacacacacactgacgcacacacacacacacacatacacaaaaagtGGCTGGTAAGCTAACTAACCTCTGTCTGTGGTCACTACCCTTTGGTAAGGATGGATTCTCTTGTCTTGGCGGCGTACCTTAGAGGTCACGGCACCTGCTAACAGGCGCGACGACGTTGGCCAAAACAGAACACAGAAGGTTACTCATCAGCAAAGACACACCGGACGACGTGAGCGGCCACTTCCGGGAGATTTGAAGACGTGCATAAGACCGAGGGTGCTGGCTTGGGCGTGGGGGGCGGGGTCAGGGGTCGATTTAACCCTCCTGTTATGCTGTAAGTCCATTTTAGCCCGTTTTAGTGCTCTTATTAGGTTGGTCAATTTGAATTCCACTAACTAgagttccctttttttcttcaaaatattataatagaagttattttatgtttttaattgtgtCGATTTGTTTAAAGCCGGTCACATTTTCCCTTGAATAATATTATAAGAAAGTCCCAACCATAGGGTTTCTTGGTTTtaataaaattgatttaaatataatataaaaggaaaaaaatggatgtagcCCTTTGAATTCATTTAAATAAGACTATTTTTAAGTATGATTTGCATTGTATTTTTCATGATTAAACCTAAAATACTCGAAAGGCACTCAAATATTTGCTGGGAAAATATTGATTATGAAactatattttaaatgtgtttttccccccaaataaaTTCCCTCCCATAATGCTATATTAAAAGGGAGCAGaatgacttgattttttttctcgcaaaTATATTCTTATTAATCGCTAGATTTCACATATACAAAAACGCCTTGTTTCACCTCAATTTAAATCAACATCATAAGTGATAAGTCTGTACATAACAGGAGGGTTAAGCACTTTAAAGAGGACAGAATCTTGTTGTGTTGTGGTCTTCTGTTCTCTAAATATTAATCCAAACCACTactctctattaaaaaaaagcattgctaATAGCTTCAAAAACACGCTTATGAGGCACTGGAATCTTAAAAATAGCTTCATTTTTTAACCATATATTAAATCACAAACTGTCCGCGCTAGAACATCtacactagaaaaaaaaaagtgttaaaatTACAAGCGGAActatttcttaaaaacaacaaaaagttagAATTAGAATTTAAGGCATCACACCACCACGCTAGTCATCTACGAGAAGGTCGCGAGCGAGAAGAAGCCTTGGACACTCGACTGTAGCGCGAGGAATGTGTCAGCTGTGTGCCTTAGCTTGCTAGCATACGGTAAGTATTTGGGAGGGGTTCGGTTCTTAAAGGGGAGGGGCTTTTAAAAGGGGGGGCGGGGTCTCTGCAAGCCAGTCCGTGTGCGCTAAGACGGAGCGCTAATCGCTTAGCCTTTGGTTGGGAAAGCCATACCTGCGAAAACACAGGACGAAGGGACTATTAACCAGACAGTGAGCCTATGCATGCCGGACTGCGATTGGATGGATGCATTACGAGAGCTGGATGCCGACGGCTGGCCGCAGTGCGCGGGTGTCCAATGGTTGTAATCGGGAGGGCGGGCCTTGGACACTCACGTTTCAGTGCGGTTGACGTCCGCTGCCTTCACTGCTATTGGCTAGCAATTTCGTGACGATATGAGATCAATTCTTTGGACTTGACGATATTGCCAATATTACAAATTGTGCCACAATTATAAAATTGTGCCACAATTATaaaattgtgacatttttgttgCCAAAACATTTagtaaatttgatatttttcagtgacgatgatttttctcaattgATTTTCCTTCGTTGGTGTGCTAGCATCAACCTAAGATCGATGTACTGTAtcattttgattgttttcattggctgccagacCTCCCAATCAatacgctgtcaatggcactgaaacgtaTACAGCCCCCCggccttgaatttttttggttttgtcgCCTTTTTGAAAGCCAAGCATGGAGGTCTCACAATACATCCATTGTCCACTTAGGAAGATGATGCCCCGAAGCGAATATTTACCTAATACGCCGGTCGAGTCGATGGGGTATTCCAATATGGATGGCGTCAGTGTGTAAGGGTACTCGTAAGGCGTGTAGATGATCCCCGACTCGGGTCCTTGCTGCATCAGCGCCGGGTGCGGGTTGCCGCCCGGCATCAGGGCCGAGCTTTGGATCTGACGGATCAGGGGCATGATGGTCGGCGCGCTGACGGGGTTGGGGTTGCGCAGGCTCGGCGGCAGGACGGGCGTGGGGCCGGTGATGATCCGAGGGGCCTGCGGGTTGCCCAGCGGGAACCCGACGACGGCTGCGATGGgatacacgcgcacacacacacatgcacaaggcACACCGTGATTGGGTGGGTGCAAGGAATACACAATGGACAGGCGGCGAAGAAGGGACAAACAGTCTATGTTACGAGGAACAGAGGCATTgtttgtatatacagtggtcTCCTGTGCAAAGACACCCCCGCACGCCCCCCCATCCTGTATTGTGATCCTTACGTGTCTTGACATTGGCGTCTCTGTAGGTTCCGTTGAGGATGGCCAGCTCCATCAGCTGCATTTTCTTCAAGTTGTCCTCGCCTTCAGCCTACGCAAACAGGCACGTGGTCGCCATTAATGTTGACGTCAAGAAAATGCGAGCAAATATAAGAAACTCATAGCAATTAATgttgttatttatatttgttaaatgtcAAATGCTGACACTACAAGGGAAAGGTTAGCTTCCGATGATGTTCTTTTTTGACTATCCAACTTTGAATGTCTATTTCACAGCTGTTTTTATACCCAAAACGGTAGTCGGACCTGCATGTGAAGTTTCCCAGTGGCATGAAATCATCACTATGATTTCATAAATAACATGAACGGCTAAATAATGTTCATCAGTTTTTTGACTCTCGGTAATATGCCAATGTAAATCAGTTCATGGTTTGTCTGTCAATATCATcaacagccaatgaattaataggtggaaaaaaacaaacaaagggcatccattcttcaaaaatgaccttTGAAAGCACATCACATTTTAACACTAAGTCTTTCACCTCAACTTTTTCCCCCCCGATTTTTTTGTGCAACCTGCCTCTCGATCGAACTCCGGAAGACAATTGAACATCCCAAAGGAGAAAAGCTAACAGCACGTGGCCCGATGGTGTCGTTAGTCAAACATTCCGTCATCGTCGGAGACCGCGAACGGTGAAATGCGGCACCGCCCCCGTCTGTGCTATTTGGTGTCCAACGCGCTAGTTGCTCCTTAGCTCCAGTTACCGCCACCGCCCGCTCAGAAGCCCGGCTGATTTACGGTTTCAAGGTGAAGTGGCGCGGGGTACGCCAACAAGTTTCATCGTGCGCTAACATAGAATCAACAGGTGTGCTTGACCTTCACCTTAACGGTTTGACTACTAcagaatccccccccccccccccctcccgtcGCCCTTTTTGTTCCATCCTAATTTTGCCAGAGGAAACAGCCACGTGATTTCACAATATACGCACTTGTGCGTGTTCTATTTTCCACATTTGAAGGGAGGGCGGGATGCGTGTAGGTGGTGCCGGAGTATGCGAGCGATGCAGAGGAGTCCAATCAAAACGCTCCCTTGTGCACAGACAACAACAAGAgggggggataaaaaaaaaaaaaaaaaaaaaaaggaatattgtaGCCGGTCGTTGGGAATGAAGTGAGTTGTGAACAAATGAAAGGAGTGATGGAGTGGGGAGGACGAGTGAACAGACTCGCCATTCATTCGCGCGGCCTTTCAAACAAGCCGGCGTTGCCGTGGCAACCCCTTTTTGTGCGTCTTCCCTAATTACCCTAACCCCTTACACACATACCCACACTTTCGGACTGCCGAGCCCCTCCCCCTTGCACCCCTTCCGTGCATACCAAATCCCCGTTTCTTTTGGGGTACTCACGGCGGGGACGAGCAGTTTCTTGACCTCGGTGATGGCTCGCTGCAGCTTGATCTTGGCGCGGTTGTGCGTGTCCTCCACCGTGATCAGGACGTGGAGGTCCTCGCTCAGGTGCTCCCAGTTGGGCTTGCCCCGGTTCATCTCCTCCTAGATGAGGGGGGCGGAAAATCAACTATGAGGAGTGTGGAACAGGACCTGGCAAAATATACGTCCTTGATATTACGGCCAAACATTGATGCTTTGCCTCACCCGTACATTCTAGGCCATATGCTTCTGATTGGGGCTCGTTTGTTTGAATTGTGAGAGCCAACAAGTTTGTCAAAATATGGGGCCTGGAATCCGTCCAAAATGTGTGTTTGAAAATCCCCGAAAACATTTTAAAGCGCAGATTTTTTTAGGAGCTTTCCAAGTATTCGGATATTAGTGTTTTCcgtcttttttctctttttgcaaGCTAAGCTTCTTAAAAAGGTCTATTCAGAAAATGgcgaaacaattttaaaaatagctAGAAGTAACCAACTTCCTATTATACAATTAGAGTGGTCAATTGAACATATTTCCCATGACATTTTGCAATTTATAGAGTAACTAATGACTTATTTTTATTGGAAACAGGAGTTTTGCATCAACTAATCACCTGTTAGTCATGAGTTATTGAAGTCACTAAACCTTCCCGCAATTTTATGACAGTTCACAATTGTTGCGTAACACTTTACAGTCGAGAATATCAATAATACCGGTTCACCATTAGCAATAATGAAGCTATTTGGTACGTTTTGCCACAAAAGAGTTGACCTGATGGTGGTAGAAATGCATTAACATTTATATCCAGTAGCAATACCAATCACTACATTGCCATTTAATAACATTTCCATactctcatttttaaaatctCTAGCTGTTGAGAGCCTACCCACCAGTACATGGATCATCTGGGAATCATCTTGAGAAGTTTATAACTTTATATAATAAAGCATAAACCCCCTAAGCAGCCTGTATTGAAATCATCCATCGCAATCCTGTTAGCCGtaagcattagcattagcacgagGCATTGATCCCGCCCAGAGACAGGGATCATGACCAATTTGAACATCTCTCCTCTAGTTCATATTTTATAACTCCCCGAAAAAGTAATAGGAGATGAATATTTGATGCGACCGCACGCTGGCGGAAAGCAAAGTTACGAAAGAGTCCGCAGTGTGGGGCATGCGCGGGGGTGAAGAGACGACCCGCTCGGCGAATGTTTTGTCAAGTGAGATGTATCGTTTTGAAGAGCACTAAAAGTCAACATCTTTCTCtaggc
It contains:
- the qki2 gene encoding protein quaking-B isoform X3, encoding MQLMNDRKVMSSLPNFSGIFTHLERLLDEEIGRVRKDMYNDTVNGGMFNGRDMEELPEAVGPVAQLQEKLFVPVKEYPDFNFVGRILGPRGLTAKQLEAETGCKIMVRGKGSMRDKKKEEMNRGKPNWEHLSEDLHVLITVEDTHNRAKIKLQRAITEVKKLLVPAAEGEDNLKKMQLMELAILNGTYRDANVKTPVVGFPLGNPQAPRIITGPTPVLPPSLRNPNPVSAPTIMPLIRQIQSSALMPGGNPHPALMQQGPESGIIYTPYEYPYTLTPSILEYPIDSTGVLVPSSCVFAAGAVTSKVRRQDKRIHPYQRVVTTDRAATATNP
- the qki2 gene encoding protein quaking-B isoform X1 codes for the protein MVGETEVKERPKSNPDYLMQLMNDRKVMSSLPNFSGIFTHLERLLDEEIGRVRKDMYNDTVNGGMFNGRDMEELPEAVGPVAQLQEKLFVPVKEYPDFNFVGRILGPRGLTAKQLEAETGCKIMVRGKGSMRDKKKEEMNRGKPNWEHLSEDLHVLITVEDTHNRAKIKLQRAITEVKKLLVPAAEGEDNLKKMQLMELAILNGTYRDANVKTPVVGFPLGNPQAPRIITGPTPVLPPSLRNPNPVSAPTIMPLIRQIQSSALMPGGNPHPALMQQGPESGIIYTPYEYPYTLTPSILEYPIDSTGVLVPSSCVFAAGAVTSKVRRQDKRIHPYQRVVTTDRAATATNP
- the qki2 gene encoding protein quaking-B isoform X2 gives rise to the protein MVGETEVKERPKSNPDYLMQLMNDRKVMSSLPNFSGIFTHLERLLDEEIGRVRKDMYNDTVNGGMFNGRDMEELPEAVGPVAQLQEKLFVPVKEYPDFNFVGRILGPRGLTAKQLEAETGCKIMVRGKGSMRDKKKEEMNRGKPNWEHLSEDLHVLITVEDTHNRAKIKLQRAITEVKKLLVPAAEGEDNLKKMQLMELAILNGTYRDANVKTPVVGFPLGNPQAPRIITGPTPVLPPSLRNPNPVSAPTIMPLIRQIQSSALMPGGNPHPALMQQGPESGIIYTPYEYPYTLTPSILEYPIDSTGVLAGAVTSKVRRQDKRIHPYQRVVTTDRAATATNP
- the qki2 gene encoding protein quaking-B isoform X4 codes for the protein MVGETEVKERPKSNPDYLMQLMNDRKVMSSLPNFSGIFTHLERLLDEEIGRVRKDMYNDTVNGGMFNGRDMEELPEAVGPVAQLQEKLFVPVKEYPDFNFVGRILGPRGLTAKQLEAETGCKIMVRGKGSMRDKKKEEMNRGKPNWEHLSEDLHVLITVEDTHNRAKIKLQRAITEVKKLLVPAAEGEDNLKKMQLMELAILNGTYRDANVKTPVVGFPLGNPQAPRIITGPTPVLPPSLRNPNPVSAPTIMPLIRQIQSSALMPGGNPHPALMQQGPESGIIYTPYEYPYTLTPSILEYPIDSTGVLGMAFPTKG